A genome region from Acidobacteriota bacterium includes the following:
- a CDS encoding type II toxin-antitoxin system prevent-host-death family antitoxin, with amino-acid sequence MRTLSAKDAKYGFGRLIDIACAAPVTAIKHGRPVVVVLSG; translated from the coding sequence ATGCGGACGCTGAGCGCGAAAGACGCGAAGTACGGCTTCGGCCGACTCATCGACATCGCCTGCGCCGCGCCCGTCACGGCGATTAAGCACGGACGGCCGGTTGTCGTGGTGCTCTCGGGCTAG